Proteins encoded together in one Bradyrhizobium sp. PSBB068 window:
- a CDS encoding (deoxy)nucleoside triphosphate pyrophosphohydrolase — translation MADIKLTLVVACALVDADKRVLLAQRPAGKALAGLWEFPGGKIEPGERPEQTLIRELHEEIGITVSEPCLAPLTFASHAYETFHLLMPLYICRRWEGMAVAREGQNLAWVRAGKLRDYPMPPADIPLLPHLMDLLL, via the coding sequence ATGGCTGACATCAAGCTGACCCTCGTCGTCGCCTGCGCGCTGGTCGACGCCGACAAACGCGTGCTGCTGGCGCAGCGCCCCGCAGGCAAGGCGCTGGCGGGCCTGTGGGAATTCCCCGGCGGCAAGATCGAACCGGGCGAGCGGCCGGAACAGACCCTGATCCGCGAGCTGCACGAGGAGATCGGCATCACGGTGAGCGAGCCGTGCCTCGCGCCGCTGACCTTCGCCAGCCACGCCTACGAGACCTTCCATTTGCTGATGCCGCTCTACATCTGCCGCCGCTGGGAGGGCATGGCGGTGGCGCGCGAGGGCCAGAACCTCGCCTGGGTCCGCGCGGGCAAGCTGCGCGACTACCCGATGCCGCCCGCCGACATCCCGCTGCTGCCGCACCTGATGGATTTGCTGCTGTGA
- the secA gene encoding preprotein translocase subunit SecA yields MIGALARKFFGSANDRRVKGYQSRVNAINALEPDLVKLTDDELKARTAEFKQQLAQGKTLDDILVPAFATVREAAKRTLGQRHFDVQLIGGMVLHEGDIAEMKTGEGKTLVATLAVYLNALAGKGVHVVTVNDYLARRDSGWMGQIYAFLGLTTGVIVHGLDDAERKAAYACDITYGTNNEYGFDYLRDNMKYRLEDMVQREHFYAIVDEVDSILIDEARTPLIISGPLDDRSDFYNTIDTFMPKLVKKDDYEVDEKQRTVTLTEGGMEKLENLLRDAGQLKGDSLYDVENVSVVHHVNQALRAHTLFTRDKDYIVRDDEVVIIDEFTGRMMQGRRYSEGLHQALEAKEHVTVQPENQTLASITFQNYFRMYAKLSGMTGTALTEADELFDIYKLEVVEIPTNLPVARLDEDDEVYRTQNEKYGAILAEIERANKRLQPVLVGTASIEKSEVLAEYLKKHGYKQIDFTSESGMEKLYAAARAGKPAKLFAVLNARFHEQEAYIVAEAGVPGAITIATNMAGRGTDIKLGGSLEMRIQQETAGITDEAEKAKKIEQIKADIERFREIVLKAEEDFEVEPAKGNKPAKTVKKPGGLYIIGSERHESRRIDNQLRGRSGRQGDPGRSKFFLSLEDDLMRIFGSDRLDSMLQRLGLQEGEAIIHPWINKALEKAQQKVEARNFDIRKNLLKFDNVQNDQRKVIFDQRVDLMKDDSVVETVTDMRHAFVEDVVAKHIPEHAYAEQWDTAGLKEELKRVLDVDLPVDEWAKEEGIADEELLNRIENHVDERMAAKVAQWGPDVMRYVEKTILLQTLDHLWREHLIMLDHLRQVIGLRGYGQRDPLQEYKTEAFNLFQEMSAHLREAVTAQLMRVEIVPPDEPPQPLPMMEAHKLDPNTGEDEFARASLSEATYAQASLAPAMSAAERNPNDPASWGKVGRNEDCPCGSGKKYKHCHGRYA; encoded by the coding sequence ATGATCGGCGCGCTCGCCCGCAAGTTTTTCGGCTCCGCCAACGACCGCCGGGTCAAGGGGTATCAGTCCCGCGTCAACGCCATCAACGCGCTGGAGCCCGACCTCGTCAAACTGACGGACGACGAGCTCAAGGCCCGCACTGCCGAATTCAAGCAGCAGCTAGCCCAAGGCAAGACCCTGGACGACATCCTGGTCCCGGCCTTCGCCACGGTGCGCGAGGCGGCCAAGCGGACGCTCGGCCAGCGCCATTTCGACGTCCAGCTGATCGGCGGCATGGTGCTGCACGAGGGCGACATCGCCGAGATGAAGACCGGTGAAGGCAAGACGCTGGTCGCGACCCTTGCGGTCTACCTCAACGCGCTCGCCGGCAAGGGCGTCCATGTCGTCACCGTCAACGACTACCTCGCCCGCCGCGACTCCGGCTGGATGGGCCAGATCTACGCTTTCCTGGGGCTGACCACCGGCGTGATCGTGCACGGCCTCGACGATGCCGAGCGCAAGGCGGCCTATGCCTGCGACATCACCTACGGCACCAACAACGAATACGGCTTCGACTATCTGCGCGACAACATGAAGTACCGCCTGGAGGACATGGTCCAGCGCGAGCATTTCTACGCGATCGTCGACGAAGTGGACTCGATCCTGATCGACGAGGCGCGCACGCCGCTGATCATCTCCGGCCCGCTCGACGACCGTTCGGATTTCTACAACACCATCGACACCTTCATGCCGAAGCTCGTCAAGAAGGACGACTACGAGGTCGACGAGAAGCAGCGCACGGTGACGCTGACCGAAGGCGGCATGGAGAAGCTCGAGAACCTGCTGCGCGACGCCGGCCAGCTCAAGGGCGATTCGCTGTACGACGTCGAGAACGTCTCGGTCGTGCATCACGTCAACCAGGCGCTGCGCGCGCACACGCTGTTCACCCGCGACAAGGACTACATCGTCCGCGACGACGAGGTCGTCATCATCGACGAGTTCACCGGCCGCATGATGCAGGGTCGCCGCTATTCGGAAGGCCTGCACCAGGCGCTGGAAGCCAAGGAGCACGTCACGGTCCAGCCCGAGAACCAGACGCTGGCCTCGATCACCTTCCAGAACTATTTCCGGATGTATGCCAAGCTGTCCGGCATGACCGGCACGGCGCTGACCGAAGCCGACGAACTGTTCGACATCTACAAGCTCGAGGTCGTGGAGATCCCGACCAATTTGCCGGTGGCGCGTCTCGACGAGGACGACGAGGTCTATCGCACGCAGAACGAGAAGTACGGTGCGATCCTTGCCGAGATCGAGCGGGCCAACAAGCGGTTGCAGCCGGTACTGGTCGGCACGGCGTCGATCGAGAAGTCGGAAGTGCTGGCCGAGTACCTCAAGAAGCACGGCTACAAGCAGATCGACTTCACCTCCGAATCCGGCATGGAGAAGCTCTACGCCGCGGCCCGCGCCGGCAAGCCGGCAAAGCTGTTCGCGGTGCTGAACGCGCGCTTCCACGAGCAGGAAGCCTATATCGTCGCCGAAGCCGGCGTGCCGGGCGCGATCACGATCGCGACCAACATGGCCGGCCGCGGCACCGACATCAAGCTCGGCGGCTCGCTCGAGATGCGGATCCAGCAGGAGACCGCAGGCATCACCGACGAGGCCGAGAAGGCCAAGAAGATCGAGCAGATCAAGGCCGACATCGAGCGCTTCCGCGAGATCGTGCTGAAGGCGGAAGAGGATTTCGAGGTCGAGCCCGCCAAGGGCAACAAGCCCGCCAAGACCGTGAAGAAGCCGGGCGGCCTCTACATCATCGGCTCCGAGCGGCACGAATCCCGCCGCATCGACAACCAGCTGCGCGGCCGCTCCGGCCGTCAGGGCGATCCCGGCCGCTCGAAATTCTTCCTGTCGCTGGAAGACGACCTGATGCGCATCTTCGGCTCCGACCGGCTCGACAGCATGCTGCAGCGGCTCGGCCTGCAGGAAGGCGAGGCCATCATCCATCCCTGGATCAACAAGGCGCTCGAAAAGGCCCAGCAGAAGGTCGAGGCGCGCAACTTCGACATCCGCAAGAACCTGCTCAAGTTCGACAACGTCCAGAACGACCAGCGCAAGGTGATCTTCGACCAGCGCGTCGACCTGATGAAGGACGACAGCGTCGTCGAGACCGTGACCGACATGCGCCATGCCTTCGTCGAGGACGTGGTCGCCAAGCACATCCCCGAACATGCCTATGCCGAGCAGTGGGACACTGCGGGCCTCAAGGAAGAGCTGAAGCGCGTGCTCGATGTTGACCTGCCGGTCGACGAATGGGCCAAGGAAGAGGGCATCGCCGACGAGGAGCTGCTCAACCGCATCGAGAACCATGTCGACGAGCGGATGGCGGCCAAGGTCGCGCAATGGGGCCCCGACGTGATGCGCTACGTCGAGAAGACCATCCTGCTGCAGACGCTCGACCATCTCTGGCGCGAGCATTTGATCATGCTCGACCATCTGCGCCAGGTGATCGGCCTGCGCGGCTATGGCCAGCGCGATCCGTTGCAGGAGTACAAGACCGAAGCCTTCAATCTCTTCCAGGAGATGAGCGCGCATCTGCGCGAGGCGGTCACCGCGCAATTGATGCGGGTCGAGATCGTGCCGCCGGACGAGCCGCCGCAGCCGCTGCCGATGATGGAAGCCCACAAGCTCGATCCCAACACCGGTGAGGACGAGTTCGCCCGCGCCAGCCTCAGCGAAGCCACCTACGCCCAGGCCTCGCTGGCGCCGGCCATGTCCGCCGCCGAGCGCAATCCGAATGACCCGGCAAGCTGGGGCAAGGTCGGCCGCAACGAGGATTGCCCCTGCGGTTCGGGCAAGAAGTACAAGCACTGCCACGGGCGGTACGCTTAG
- a CDS encoding carbon-nitrogen hydrolase family protein — protein sequence MVTDNKFTAAMVQMRTGLLPEPSLEQGTRLIREAAAQGAKYVLTPEVSNMMQLNRAALFEHLASEEDDKSLQAYRALAAELKIHLHIGSLALRYSPEKAVNRSFLIGPEGNVLASYDKIHMFDIDLPGGESYRESANYQPGETAVISDLPWGRIGLTICYDVRFPALYRALAEAGASFLTVPSAFTRKTGEAHWHTLLRARAIETGCFVFAAAQAGLHENKRETFGHSLIIDPWGEILAEGGVEPGVFLAEIDPAKVETARKTIPSLQHGRRFGIADPKAGPEHLHLVRGSA from the coding sequence ATGGTCACGGACAACAAATTCACCGCCGCGATGGTGCAGATGCGCACCGGATTGCTGCCCGAGCCGAGCCTCGAGCAGGGCACGCGGCTGATCCGCGAGGCGGCGGCGCAGGGCGCCAAATACGTGCTGACCCCCGAGGTCAGCAACATGATGCAGCTGAACCGCGCGGCGCTGTTCGAGCATTTGGCCAGCGAAGAGGACGACAAGTCGCTGCAGGCATACCGCGCGCTCGCCGCGGAGCTGAAGATCCATCTGCATATCGGCTCGCTGGCGCTGCGCTACTCGCCGGAAAAGGCGGTCAACCGCTCGTTCCTGATCGGGCCCGAGGGCAATGTGCTCGCGAGCTACGACAAGATCCACATGTTCGACATCGATCTGCCGGGCGGCGAGAGCTACCGCGAATCGGCCAATTACCAGCCCGGCGAGACCGCCGTGATCTCCGACCTGCCCTGGGGCCGGATCGGATTGACGATCTGCTACGACGTGCGCTTCCCGGCGCTCTATCGCGCGCTGGCCGAGGCCGGGGCCTCCTTCCTCACCGTCCCCTCCGCCTTCACCCGCAAGACCGGCGAAGCGCATTGGCACACGCTGCTGCGCGCCCGCGCCATCGAGACCGGCTGCTTCGTGTTCGCCGCGGCGCAAGCCGGCCTGCATGAGAACAAGCGCGAGACCTTCGGGCATTCGCTGATCATCGACCCCTGGGGCGAGATCCTCGCCGAGGGCGGCGTCGAGCCAGGCGTGTTCCTCGCCGAGATCGATCCCGCCAAGGTCGAGACCGCGCGCAAGACCATTCCCTCGTTGCAGCACGGCAGGCGTTTCGGCATCGCCGACCCCAAGGCCGGCCCGGAGCATCTGCACCTCGTCCGGGGTTCGGCATGA
- the argJ gene encoding bifunctional glutamate N-acetyltransferase/amino-acid acetyltransferase ArgJ translates to MSTAVSPLAPPDVPEMPVIAGVRLATAAAGIRYKGRTDVLLALLDKGTTVAGVFTKSKCPSAPVEWCRAKLKGGAARALVVNSGNANAFTGKTGKASTALTAQIAGKAVGCSTSEVFLASTGVIGEPLDATKFDGVLAQLAETATPDRWMDAARAIMTTDTFPKVATATVKLGKAKVTINGMAKGAGMIMPDMATMLSFIFTDAPLSAGVLQALLKAGVEDTFNALTIDGDTSTSDTLLAFATGAAAAHGAPKISRASDPRLKAFTKAFQQILADLSEQVARDGEGARKLVEVVVEGATTKPSARRIAMSIANSPLVKTAIAGEDANWGRVVMAVGKAGEPANRDKLSISFNGIRVAKSGARDPSYNEKEVSEAMKAPKVQIKVALGLGKAKDRVLTCDLTKEYVTINGDYRS, encoded by the coding sequence ATGTCCACCGCCGTCTCCCCCCTCGCCCCGCCTGACGTTCCCGAGATGCCCGTGATCGCGGGTGTGCGGCTTGCTACCGCCGCCGCCGGCATCCGTTACAAGGGGCGCACCGACGTGCTGCTCGCGCTGCTGGACAAGGGCACCACGGTGGCCGGTGTGTTCACCAAGTCGAAATGCCCGTCGGCGCCGGTCGAATGGTGCCGCGCCAAGCTGAAGGGCGGAGCCGCGCGCGCGCTGGTGGTCAATTCCGGCAATGCCAACGCCTTCACCGGCAAGACCGGCAAGGCCTCCACTGCGCTGACCGCGCAGATCGCCGGGAAAGCGGTCGGCTGCTCGACCTCGGAGGTGTTCCTGGCTTCCACCGGCGTGATCGGCGAGCCGCTCGACGCTACCAAGTTCGATGGCGTGCTGGCGCAGCTCGCGGAGACCGCAACCCCGGATCGCTGGATGGACGCCGCCCGTGCGATCATGACCACCGACACCTTCCCGAAGGTCGCCACCGCGACCGTGAAGCTCGGCAAGGCCAAGGTGACGATCAACGGCATGGCCAAGGGCGCCGGCATGATCATGCCCGACATGGCGACCATGCTGTCCTTCATCTTCACCGACGCGCCGCTGTCGGCCGGTGTGCTGCAAGCGCTGCTCAAGGCCGGCGTCGAGGACACCTTCAATGCGCTGACCATCGACGGCGACACCTCGACCTCGGACACGCTGCTGGCGTTCGCGACCGGCGCCGCGGCGGCCCATGGCGCGCCGAAGATCTCGCGCGCCAGCGACCCGCGCCTGAAGGCCTTCACCAAGGCGTTCCAGCAGATCCTCGCCGACCTCTCCGAGCAGGTGGCGCGCGACGGCGAAGGCGCGCGCAAGCTGGTCGAGGTCGTGGTCGAGGGCGCGACGACAAAACCGTCGGCGCGCAGAATCGCGATGTCGATCGCCAATTCGCCGCTGGTGAAGACCGCGATCGCCGGCGAGGACGCCAATTGGGGCCGCGTGGTGATGGCGGTCGGCAAGGCCGGCGAACCCGCCAACCGCGACAAGCTCTCGATCTCCTTCAACGGCATCCGCGTCGCCAAGAGCGGCGCGCGCGATCCGTCCTACAATGAGAAAGAGGTCTCGGAGGCGATGAAGGCGCCGAAGGTCCAGATCAAGGTCGCGCTCGGCCTCGGCAAGGCGAAAGACCGCGTGCTGACCTGCGACCTCACCAAGGAATACGTCACGATCAACGGCGACTACCGGTCGTAG
- a CDS encoding pilus assembly protein: protein MSTLIRTLSRFRRDRSGNIAMIFGLALLPLMIAVGCAVDYSRANQIRSKLISAADAASVGSVARGSPGFIAAGAMTSDGEITAGEADARKIFNGNVFNQNGFTLTSVTPTMTKSGGTITSTVKFTADVPTMFLGVIGQGKVSVSGTSTSTATMPLYIDFYLLLDNSPSMGVAATPTDVTKMVNNTPDQCAFACHDYNDPNNYYNLAKTLGVTTRIDVLRSATQQLMDTAANTATYSSQYRMAIYDFGASSQTIGLRPLFSLSASLSSAKTAAGNIDLMGVYGNNDAYTADKDTQFTTVFPAISNAISAPGPGTSAAPLKYLFFVSDGVADEPNSSCLKPITGSNRCQSPINPALCTAIKNRGIKIAVLYTTYLQLPTNNWYMSWIDPFNKGPFGPSPNSEIAQNMQACASPGFYFEVSPTQGIADAMNALFKKAVANARISS, encoded by the coding sequence ATGAGCACCTTGATCCGGACCCTCAGCCGTTTCCGCCGCGATCGCTCCGGCAACATTGCGATGATCTTCGGCCTCGCTCTGCTGCCGCTGATGATCGCCGTCGGATGCGCGGTCGACTATTCGCGCGCCAACCAGATCCGCAGCAAGCTGATATCCGCCGCCGACGCGGCGAGCGTCGGGTCGGTCGCCAGGGGATCGCCCGGCTTCATCGCGGCCGGCGCCATGACCTCGGACGGCGAGATCACGGCGGGCGAAGCCGATGCGAGGAAGATCTTCAACGGCAACGTCTTCAACCAGAACGGCTTTACGCTGACGAGCGTGACGCCGACCATGACCAAGAGCGGCGGCACCATCACCTCGACGGTCAAGTTCACGGCCGATGTCCCGACCATGTTCCTCGGCGTCATCGGGCAGGGCAAGGTGTCCGTGTCGGGTACCTCGACCTCGACCGCGACCATGCCGCTCTATATCGATTTCTATCTCCTGCTCGACAACTCGCCGTCGATGGGGGTTGCGGCGACGCCGACCGATGTCACCAAGATGGTCAACAACACCCCGGACCAGTGCGCCTTCGCCTGCCACGACTACAACGATCCCAACAACTACTACAATCTCGCCAAGACGCTCGGCGTCACGACGCGAATCGACGTGCTGCGCAGCGCGACCCAGCAGTTGATGGACACGGCGGCGAATACCGCGACCTATTCCAGCCAGTACCGGATGGCGATCTACGATTTCGGCGCCTCTTCGCAGACGATCGGCCTGCGCCCGCTGTTCTCGCTGTCGGCCAGCCTGTCGAGCGCCAAGACCGCGGCCGGCAACATCGATCTGATGGGCGTCTACGGCAACAACGACGCCTACACCGCCGACAAGGACACCCAGTTCACCACGGTGTTTCCGGCCATCAGCAACGCGATCAGCGCGCCGGGCCCCGGCACCTCGGCGGCGCCGCTGAAGTATCTGTTCTTCGTGTCCGATGGCGTGGCTGACGAGCCCAATTCAAGCTGCCTGAAGCCGATCACCGGCAGCAACCGCTGCCAGTCGCCGATCAACCCGGCGCTCTGCACGGCAATCAAGAACCGCGGCATCAAGATCGCGGTGCTCTACACCACCTATCTGCAGCTGCCGACCAACAATTGGTACATGAGCTGGATCGATCCGTTCAACAAGGGCCCGTTCGGTCCGTCGCCGAACAGCGAGATCGCGCAGAACATGCAGGCCTGCGCGTCGCCGGGCTTCTACTTCGAGGTCAGCCCGACCCAGGGCATCGCGGACGCGATGAACGCGCTGTTCAAGAAGGCGGTCGCCAACGCGCGGATCAGCAGCTAA
- a CDS encoding ComF family protein translates to MDAEASPTRSITGQVQRALGAVGGAWLRTARLALDIALPTLCVSCREPVHGEGVCAACWAKLSFIAPPFCPRLGIPFVYDPGPELLSMEAIAHPPAYSRARAAVRYDDVARTLVHALKYQDRTDLAPTMGRWMARAGKELLSEADMLVPVPLHWRRGWSRRYNQSGALAKVIARHSGVKMVSEALRRTRATEQQIGLSRKDRASNVQGAFGVADERKADIQGRRVVLVDDVLTSGATVDACARALLRAKAAQVDVLVFARVVDTHRAPI, encoded by the coding sequence ATGGACGCCGAGGCATCACCGACACGCTCCATTACCGGTCAGGTCCAGCGCGCGCTCGGCGCGGTCGGCGGCGCTTGGTTGCGGACTGCGCGGCTGGCGCTCGACATCGCGCTGCCGACGCTGTGCGTGTCCTGCCGCGAGCCGGTCCATGGCGAAGGGGTCTGTGCGGCGTGCTGGGCCAAATTGTCGTTCATCGCGCCGCCGTTCTGCCCGCGGCTCGGCATTCCCTTTGTCTACGATCCAGGTCCCGAATTGCTCTCGATGGAGGCGATCGCCCATCCGCCGGCCTACAGCAGGGCCCGCGCCGCGGTGCGCTATGACGATGTTGCGCGTACGCTGGTCCATGCATTGAAATATCAGGATCGCACCGATCTGGCGCCCACAATGGGTCGCTGGATGGCCCGGGCGGGGAAGGAATTGCTCTCCGAGGCCGACATGCTGGTTCCGGTTCCGCTGCACTGGCGGCGGGGCTGGAGCCGGCGCTACAACCAGTCCGGCGCGCTCGCCAAGGTGATCGCGCGCCACAGCGGCGTGAAAATGGTCTCCGAGGCGTTGCGACGCACCCGCGCCACCGAGCAGCAGATCGGGCTGTCGCGCAAGGACCGCGCCAGCAATGTGCAGGGCGCATTCGGGGTCGCCGATGAACGCAAGGCTGACATCCAGGGCCGCCGCGTGGTCCTGGTCGACGACGTCCTGACCTCGGGTGCGACAGTGGATGCCTGCGCACGGGCGCTGCTGCGGGCCAAGGCCGCGCAAGTCGACGTGCTGGTGTTCGCCCGGGTTGTCGATACCCACCGTGCTCCCATATAA
- a CDS encoding methyltransferase domain-containing protein, whose amino-acid sequence MAPNPATAPNLFDRALLAARLSRARRAGAATFLLERVTADMADRLQAVSRSFSAAADLWTPGDGLGDALRGRVGSVDPIGFSEAEALGLPPESLDLMVSALAFQFVNDLPGVLAQIRRALKPDGLLLAAMLGGDTLTELRQSFAAAEAECEGGVSPRVAPFADLRDIGALLQRAGFALPVTDVDRVVVRYASAFALMADLRRMGATNVLHERRHAPTRRATMLRMAQIYGERFADPDGRIRATFDIVWLSGWAPHDSQPKPLKPGSAKASLEAAVKGVKR is encoded by the coding sequence ATGGCACCGAACCCGGCCACCGCTCCCAACCTGTTCGATCGCGCATTGCTCGCCGCGCGGCTGTCGCGCGCCCGGCGCGCGGGGGCGGCGACGTTCCTGCTCGAGCGTGTCACCGCAGACATGGCGGACCGTTTGCAGGCGGTATCGCGCAGCTTTTCGGCGGCGGCCGATCTCTGGACGCCGGGTGACGGGCTCGGGGACGCCCTGCGCGGGCGTGTCGGATCGGTCGATCCGATCGGCTTCAGCGAGGCGGAAGCGCTCGGTCTGCCGCCGGAGTCGCTCGATCTCATGGTCTCCGCGCTGGCCTTCCAGTTCGTCAACGATCTGCCCGGCGTGCTCGCGCAGATCCGCCGCGCGCTGAAGCCGGACGGGCTCTTGCTCGCTGCGATGCTCGGCGGCGATACGCTGACCGAACTCAGGCAAAGCTTCGCCGCGGCGGAGGCGGAGTGCGAGGGCGGCGTGTCGCCGCGCGTCGCGCCGTTCGCCGATTTGCGCGACATCGGGGCGTTGTTGCAGCGCGCTGGCTTCGCGCTGCCGGTCACCGATGTCGACCGCGTCGTGGTGCGCTATGCCAGCGCGTTCGCGCTGATGGCCGATCTCAGGCGCATGGGCGCGACCAATGTGCTGCACGAGCGCCGCCACGCCCCGACCCGCCGCGCCACCATGCTGCGCATGGCGCAGATCTACGGCGAGCGCTTCGCCGATCCCGACGGCCGCATCCGCGCCACCTTCGACATCGTCTGGCTGTCCGGCTGGGCGCCGCATGACAGCCAGCCGAAGCCGCTGAAGCCGGGCTCGGCGAAGGCGAGCCTGGAGGCGGCGGTGAAGGGTGTGAAGCGTTGA
- a CDS encoding peptidylprolyl isomerase, producing the protein MTTSPPEIKTGLRLGLAALAATGCLVAVLAAGLPVRAAESDPVLAKVNGSEIHASDVALAEEELGPSLQQMDPSTRKDNVLSFLIDMKIVSKAAEDKKIENNDDFKKRLAFTRNRLLMDSLLASEGKAATTDDAMKKVYDEASKQITGEQEVRARHILVETEDEAKAIKAELDKGADFAELAKKKSKDPGASDGGDLGFFTKEQMVPEFSAVAFALEPGKISDPVKSQFGWHIIKVEEKRNRKAPDFEQVKAQIETYVTRKAQADYVAKLREAAKVERMDKPADAAKDPAAPADAAKDAPKPADNKMAPAKK; encoded by the coding sequence ATGACCACCTCGCCTCCGGAAATCAAAACCGGCCTGCGCCTCGGCCTCGCCGCCCTGGCCGCCACGGGCTGTCTTGTCGCAGTGCTGGCTGCCGGCCTGCCGGTCCGCGCCGCGGAATCGGACCCGGTGCTGGCGAAGGTCAACGGTTCCGAGATCCACGCCAGCGACGTGGCGCTCGCCGAGGAGGAACTCGGCCCGAGCCTGCAGCAGATGGACCCCTCGACCCGCAAGGACAACGTGCTGTCCTTCCTGATCGACATGAAGATCGTCTCCAAGGCCGCCGAGGACAAGAAGATCGAGAACAACGACGATTTCAAGAAGCGGCTCGCCTTCACCCGCAACCGCCTGTTGATGGACAGCCTGCTTGCCAGCGAGGGCAAGGCCGCGACCACCGACGATGCCATGAAGAAGGTCTATGACGAGGCCTCCAAGCAGATCACCGGCGAGCAGGAGGTGCGCGCGCGCCACATCCTGGTCGAGACCGAGGATGAGGCCAAGGCGATCAAGGCCGAGCTCGACAAGGGGGCTGACTTCGCCGAGCTCGCCAAGAAGAAGTCCAAGGATCCCGGCGCCTCCGACGGCGGCGACCTCGGCTTCTTCACCAAGGAACAGATGGTGCCGGAATTCTCCGCGGTCGCCTTCGCGCTCGAGCCGGGCAAGATCTCCGATCCGGTCAAGTCGCAGTTCGGCTGGCACATCATCAAGGTCGAGGAAAAGCGCAACCGCAAGGCGCCCGACTTCGAGCAGGTGAAGGCCCAGATCGAGACCTATGTGACCCGCAAGGCCCAGGCCGACTACGTCGCCAAGCTGCGCGAGGCCGCCAAGGTCGAGCGCATGGACAAGCCGGCCGACGCCGCCAAGGACCCGGCCGCACCGGCCGATGCCGCCAAGGACGCGCCGAAGCCCGCCGACAACAAGATGGCGCCTGCGAAGAAGTAA
- the grxC gene encoding glutaredoxin 3 → MTAAIEIYTRPGCGYCTAAKSLLTRKNAAFTELSVASNPAYRDEMYDRAGSGATFPQIFIGQTHVGGCDELYALDREGKLDGLLSNGGGD, encoded by the coding sequence ATGACCGCTGCCATTGAAATCTACACCCGCCCGGGCTGCGGTTATTGCACCGCGGCCAAATCGCTTTTGACGCGCAAGAACGCCGCGTTCACCGAACTCAGCGTCGCGAGCAACCCGGCCTACCGCGACGAGATGTACGATCGCGCCGGCAGCGGGGCGACCTTCCCGCAGATCTTCATCGGCCAGACCCATGTCGGCGGCTGCGATGAGCTCTACGCGCTCGACCGCGAGGGCAAGCTCGACGGCCTGCTCAGCAACGGAGGCGGCGACTGA